From the genome of Streptomyces sp. NBC_01260, one region includes:
- a CDS encoding MFS transporter, producing the protein MNGADGTPAISLWRDRRFTRFWAGNSVSQFGDRITELALPLIAVGALNASANQVAWLTALIWTPNLLAILLGAWVDQQARKRRLMILADLVRAAVLLSLPAAYLLGAVTLTQLYAVALLTGAAGVLFNTAYPPFFVRLVPRASYVDANSKLSASRSVSYVAGPAIGGVLVQALTAPVAIVADALTFLASAVLISRVPVDEPPKGATGTAGPSLVRRAREGLAFVGGHPVLRGTLGCAATVNFFTFVAGSGLIVLFASRSLGLSAGTIGVALGLGATGALLGAVCAPSISRRLGVGRSIVAGAVLFPAPIAIAAAAGGPPWLSAGALAAAEFLSGFGVMMFDVNLNSLQASVIPDRMRSRVAGAYSTINYGIRPVGAVAGGLLATLVGLRPTLLIAAVGGALSVLWLLPSPIPRIRSLDPDTLADVVGDAGDDKRPLRQ; encoded by the coding sequence GTGAACGGCGCGGACGGGACCCCCGCCATATCGCTGTGGCGGGACCGGCGGTTCACCCGGTTCTGGGCGGGCAACTCGGTCTCGCAGTTCGGTGACCGGATCACCGAACTGGCCCTGCCCCTGATCGCTGTCGGCGCGCTCAACGCTTCGGCCAACCAGGTGGCCTGGCTGACCGCGCTCATCTGGACCCCCAACCTGCTCGCGATCCTTCTGGGCGCCTGGGTCGATCAACAGGCCCGCAAACGCCGCCTGATGATCCTCGCGGACCTCGTGCGCGCCGCGGTGCTGCTGAGCCTGCCCGCGGCCTACCTGCTGGGGGCGGTGACGCTCACGCAGCTGTATGCCGTGGCGTTGCTGACGGGCGCCGCCGGGGTGCTGTTCAACACGGCCTATCCGCCGTTCTTCGTACGACTCGTTCCGCGTGCCTCCTATGTCGACGCGAACAGCAAACTCAGCGCCAGCCGTTCGGTTTCGTACGTCGCAGGCCCCGCGATCGGTGGCGTACTGGTCCAGGCGCTCACCGCGCCCGTCGCCATCGTGGCGGACGCCCTGACCTTCCTGGCATCGGCGGTCCTGATCAGCCGGGTCCCGGTCGACGAGCCGCCGAAGGGCGCGACCGGCACGGCCGGCCCCTCGCTGGTCCGGCGTGCCAGGGAGGGCCTCGCGTTCGTCGGGGGCCACCCCGTGCTCCGGGGCACTCTCGGCTGCGCGGCGACCGTCAACTTCTTCACCTTCGTCGCCGGCAGCGGACTGATCGTGCTCTTCGCCAGCCGGAGCCTGGGGCTCTCGGCGGGCACGATCGGTGTCGCGCTCGGACTGGGGGCGACCGGTGCCCTGCTCGGCGCGGTGTGCGCCCCATCGATCTCGCGGCGGCTGGGTGTGGGGCGCAGCATCGTCGCGGGCGCCGTCCTGTTCCCGGCGCCGATCGCCATCGCCGCGGCGGCGGGCGGCCCTCCCTGGCTCAGCGCCGGGGCGTTGGCGGCGGCCGAGTTCCTCTCCGGATTCGGCGTCATGATGTTCGACGTCAACCTCAACTCCCTCCAGGCGTCGGTGATCCCCGACCGGATGCGCAGCCGCGTCGCGGGGGCGTACAGCACGATCAACTACGGCATACGGCCCGTGGGCGCCGTCGCCGGCGGCCTGCTCGCCACGCTCGTCGGACTGAGGCCGACCCTGCTCATCGCCGCCGTCGGGGGAGCCCTGTCGGTGCTCTGGCTGCTGCCCTCCCCGATACCCCGCATCCGCTCCCTGGACCCGGACACCCTTGCGGACGTGGTCGGGGATGCGGGTGACGACAAGCGGCCGCTCCGCCAGTGA
- a CDS encoding HNH endonuclease family protein, whose product MVPALGVAAVLALAGCDPEKITSGAESPGAGSNGGGGPVTGFGASPLDNADGTKPGLAPLTSDADRAAARKVIEKVATKGRGPKTGYERDKFGYAWKDSVDGIPLSRNGCDTRNDLLARDGKKVELRSGSKCVVVSMTLKDPYTGSSIEWRKKQATKVQIDHVMPLSYDWQMGAARWNEAKRQQIANDPLNLLPVDGPANNAKRDSGPATWLPPYKPVRCSYALRFAQVSLKYELPVTTADKKVMLELCGG is encoded by the coding sequence ATGGTGCCCGCCCTCGGCGTGGCCGCTGTGCTGGCCCTGGCAGGCTGTGACCCCGAGAAGATCACCTCCGGTGCCGAATCTCCGGGCGCCGGCTCGAACGGTGGCGGGGGGCCGGTCACCGGCTTCGGTGCCAGTCCGCTCGACAACGCCGACGGCACGAAGCCGGGCCTGGCGCCCCTCACCTCCGACGCGGACAGGGCGGCGGCCCGGAAGGTCATCGAGAAGGTGGCCACCAAGGGGCGCGGCCCGAAGACCGGATACGAGCGGGACAAGTTCGGGTACGCCTGGAAGGACTCCGTCGACGGCATACCGCTCTCCCGCAACGGCTGCGACACCCGCAACGACCTGCTGGCCCGGGACGGCAAGAAGGTCGAACTCCGGTCGGGTTCGAAGTGTGTGGTCGTCTCGATGACCCTCAAGGACCCGTACACCGGCTCGTCCATCGAGTGGCGCAAGAAGCAGGCCACCAAGGTCCAGATCGACCACGTCATGCCGCTGTCGTACGACTGGCAGATGGGCGCCGCCCGCTGGAACGAGGCCAAGCGGCAGCAGATCGCCAACGATCCGCTCAACCTCCTCCCGGTGGACGGCCCGGCCAACAACGCCAAGCGCGACTCGGGCCCCGCGACCTGGCTGCCGCCGTACAAGCCGGTCCGGTGCTCGTACGCGCTGCGGTTCGCCCAGGTCTCGCTGAAGTACGAACTCCCGGTCACCACAGCGGACAAGAAGGTCATGCTGGAGCTGTGCGGCGGCTGA
- the mfd gene encoding transcription-repair coupling factor, translating into MSLHGLLDVVVRDPALSEAVKAAGDSHRMHIDLVGPPAARPFAVAALARDAGRTVLAVTATGREAEDLAAALRTLLPPDTVAEFPSWETLPHERLSPRSDTVGRRLAVLRRLAHPRQDDPETGPVSVVVAPVRSVLQPQVKGLADLEPVALRIGQSADLGETVEALAAAAYSRVELVEKRGEFAVRGGILDVFPPTEEHPLRVEFWGDDVEEIRYFKIADQRSLEIADHGLWAPPCRELLLTDQVRERAAALAEQHPELGELLNKIAEGIAVEGMESLAPVLVDDMELLIDVLPAGSMAVVCDPERVRTRAADLVATSQEFLQASWAATAGGGEAPIDVGAASLRGIADVRDRARELEMMWWSISPFAADEELDDDTLKLRMHAPEAYRGDTARALADTKGWLADGWRTVYVTEGQGLASRTVEVLGGEGIPARLDADLAEISPSLVHVSCGAIDHGFVDPELKLAVLTETDLTGQRTAIKDLGRMPARRRKSIDPLTLETGDYIVHEQHGVGRYIEMVQRTVQGATREYLLVEYAPAKRGQPGDRLYIPTDQLEQVTKYVGGEAPTLHRLGGADWTKTKARAKKAVKEIAADLIKLYAARMAAPGHVFGPDTPWQRELEDAFPHAETPDQLTTIAEVKEDMEKSVPMDRLICGDVGYGKTEIAVRAAFKAVQDGKQVAVLVPTTLLVQQHYGTFTERYSQFPVNVRALSRFQSESQSKSTLEGLREGSVDLVIGTHRLFSSETKFKDLGLVIVDEEQRFGVEHKEQLKKLRANVDVLTMSATPIPRTLEMAVTGIREMSTITTPPEERHPVLTFVGPYEEKQIGAAIRRELLREGQAFYIHNRVESIDRAAARLREIVPEARIATAHGQMSEQALEQVVVDFWEKKFDVLVSTTIVESGIDISNANTLIVERGDNFGLSQLHQLRGRVGRGRDRGYAYFLYPPEKPLTETAHERLATIAQHTEMGAGMYVAMKDLEIRGAGNLLGGEQSGHIAGVGFDLYIRMVGEAVAGYRTSLEGGAEEEEPPLEVKIELPVDAHIPHDYAPGERLRLQAYRSIASASSEDDIRAVREELTDRYGKLPEPVENLLLVAGLRMLARACGVGEIVLQGQNIRFGPVELRESQELRLKRLHPKTIIKPALHQILVPRPTAGRIGGKPVVGRELLAWTGEFLTTILGS; encoded by the coding sequence CACCCGAGGCAGGACGACCCGGAGACCGGGCCGGTCTCCGTCGTCGTCGCGCCGGTGCGCTCCGTGCTCCAGCCGCAGGTCAAGGGGCTCGCCGACCTGGAGCCGGTGGCGCTGCGGATCGGGCAGAGCGCCGATCTCGGCGAGACGGTCGAGGCGCTCGCGGCCGCCGCGTACTCCCGGGTCGAGCTGGTGGAGAAGCGCGGTGAGTTCGCGGTGCGCGGCGGCATCCTGGACGTCTTCCCGCCGACCGAGGAGCACCCCCTTCGGGTGGAGTTCTGGGGCGACGACGTCGAGGAGATCCGCTACTTCAAGATCGCCGACCAGCGGTCGCTGGAGATCGCCGACCACGGGCTGTGGGCGCCGCCCTGCCGCGAGCTGCTGCTGACCGACCAGGTCCGCGAGCGGGCCGCCGCGCTCGCGGAACAACACCCCGAGCTGGGCGAACTCCTCAACAAGATCGCCGAGGGCATCGCGGTGGAGGGCATGGAGTCCCTGGCACCGGTTCTCGTCGATGACATGGAGCTGCTGATCGACGTGCTGCCCGCGGGCTCGATGGCCGTGGTCTGCGACCCGGAGCGGGTCCGCACCCGGGCCGCCGACCTGGTCGCCACCAGCCAGGAGTTCCTCCAGGCGTCGTGGGCGGCCACCGCGGGCGGCGGCGAGGCCCCGATCGACGTCGGCGCCGCCTCGCTGCGCGGCATCGCGGACGTCCGCGACCGGGCCCGTGAGCTGGAGATGATGTGGTGGTCGATCTCCCCGTTCGCCGCGGACGAGGAGTTGGACGACGACACCCTCAAGCTCCGGATGCACGCCCCGGAGGCGTACCGGGGCGACACCGCCCGCGCGCTCGCCGACACCAAGGGCTGGCTGGCCGACGGCTGGCGCACGGTGTACGTCACCGAGGGCCAGGGCCTCGCGTCCCGTACCGTCGAGGTGCTGGGCGGCGAGGGCATCCCGGCCCGTCTCGACGCGGATCTGGCGGAGATCTCGCCATCCCTGGTCCATGTGTCCTGCGGCGCGATCGACCACGGCTTCGTCGACCCGGAGCTCAAGCTTGCCGTCCTGACCGAGACGGACCTGACCGGTCAGCGCACCGCCATCAAGGACCTGGGCCGGATGCCGGCCCGCCGCCGCAAGAGCATCGACCCGCTGACGCTGGAGACGGGCGACTACATCGTCCACGAGCAGCACGGCGTGGGCCGCTACATCGAGATGGTGCAGCGCACGGTGCAGGGCGCCACCCGCGAGTACCTCCTCGTCGAGTACGCCCCCGCCAAGCGCGGCCAGCCCGGCGACCGGCTCTACATCCCGACCGACCAGCTGGAGCAGGTCACCAAGTACGTCGGCGGCGAGGCGCCCACCCTGCACCGGCTCGGCGGCGCCGACTGGACCAAGACGAAGGCACGCGCCAAGAAGGCCGTCAAGGAGATCGCCGCCGACCTGATCAAGCTCTACGCGGCCCGGATGGCGGCCCCCGGCCATGTCTTCGGCCCGGACACCCCCTGGCAGCGCGAACTGGAGGACGCCTTCCCGCACGCGGAGACGCCCGACCAGCTCACCACCATCGCCGAGGTCAAGGAGGACATGGAGAAGTCCGTACCCATGGACCGGCTGATCTGCGGCGACGTCGGCTACGGCAAGACGGAGATCGCGGTGCGGGCGGCCTTCAAGGCGGTCCAGGACGGCAAGCAGGTCGCCGTCCTCGTCCCCACGACCCTCCTGGTCCAGCAGCACTACGGCACGTTCACCGAGCGGTACTCCCAGTTCCCCGTCAACGTACGGGCGCTGAGCCGCTTCCAGTCCGAGTCCCAGTCCAAGTCGACGCTCGAAGGGCTGCGCGAAGGCTCCGTCGACCTGGTCATCGGCACCCACCGCCTCTTCTCCTCCGAGACGAAGTTCAAGGACCTGGGCCTGGTCATCGTCGACGAGGAACAGCGCTTCGGCGTCGAGCACAAGGAGCAGCTGAAGAAGCTCCGCGCCAACGTGGACGTCCTCACCATGTCCGCGACACCCATTCCCCGTACGCTCGAAATGGCGGTGACCGGCATCCGCGAGATGTCGACGATCACCACACCGCCCGAGGAGCGCCACCCGGTCCTCACCTTCGTCGGCCCGTACGAGGAGAAGCAGATCGGCGCGGCCATCCGCCGCGAACTGCTCCGCGAGGGCCAGGCGTTCTACATCCACAACCGCGTCGAGTCCATCGACCGGGCCGCCGCCCGGCTGCGCGAGATCGTCCCCGAGGCGCGGATCGCCACCGCGCACGGCCAGATGTCCGAACAGGCCCTGGAGCAGGTGGTCGTGGACTTCTGGGAGAAGAAGTTCGACGTCCTGGTCTCCACGACGATCGTCGAGTCCGGCATCGACATCTCCAACGCCAACACCCTGATCGTGGAGCGCGGCGACAACTTCGGCCTCTCCCAGCTCCACCAGTTGCGCGGCCGGGTGGGCCGTGGCCGCGACCGCGGCTACGCCTACTTCCTCTACCCGCCGGAGAAGCCGCTCACCGAGACGGCCCACGAGCGGCTCGCCACGATCGCCCAGCACACCGAGATGGGCGCGGGCATGTACGTGGCCATGAAGGACCTGGAGATCCGCGGCGCCGGAAACCTCCTGGGCGGCGAACAGTCCGGCCATATCGCGGGCGTCGGTTTCGACCTGTACATCCGCATGGTCGGCGAAGCGGTCGCCGGCTACCGGACCTCGCTGGAAGGCGGCGCCGAGGAGGAGGAGCCGCCGCTGGAGGTCAAGATCGAGCTGCCGGTCGACGCGCACATCCCGCACGACTACGCCCCCGGCGAGCGCCTCCGCCTCCAGGCGTACCGCTCGATCGCCTCGGCCTCCTCGGAGGACGACATCAGGGCCGTCCGCGAGGAGCTCACCGACCGCTACGGAAAGCTCCCGGAACCGGTCGAGAACCTCCTCCTGGTGGCCGGCCTGCGCATGCTGGCCCGCGCCTGCGGCGTCGGCGAGATCGTGCTCCAGGGGCAGAACATCCGGTTCGGCCCGGTGGAGTTGCGCGAGTCGCAGGAGCTCCGCCTGAAGCGCCTGCACCCGAAGACGATCATCAAGCCGGCCCTCCACCAGATCCTGGTCCCGCGCCCGACGGCCGGCCGGATCGGCGGCAAGCCGGTCGTGGGCCGCGAACTCCTGGCGTGGACGGGGGAGTTCCTCACGACGATCCTGGGGTCGTAG
- a CDS encoding SCO6745 family protein, translating to MSDELGRARQMWHLLEPLHAVLYYAPEAFEEASALGYRVDERWPSYFAWRAAPLGDAGADRVAGAFHSFSPAMVDEHVPAVWSVASSADVLAARTRAVDRTYRTLLGEACAAADTAEAVALLRRVTEAADTADRPLAAANAALPWLDEPHLALWRAATVLREHRGDGHLAALAHAELDPVESLVSFAAVGAAAPEVFASRGWSGAQWDEARQRLLKRGLLRGDGMATDAGRALRAEVERRTDEAAAAPWRELGEEERERLVELLGPLWVAVIGSGMLPSETTLGIGKV from the coding sequence ATGTCCGACGAGCTGGGTCGCGCACGGCAGATGTGGCACCTCCTGGAGCCCCTGCACGCTGTCCTCTACTACGCGCCGGAGGCCTTCGAGGAGGCCTCCGCGCTCGGCTACCGGGTCGACGAGCGCTGGCCGAGCTACTTCGCCTGGCGGGCCGCGCCGCTCGGGGACGCAGGGGCCGACCGGGTCGCCGGGGCCTTCCACAGCTTCAGCCCGGCCATGGTGGACGAGCACGTGCCCGCCGTCTGGTCCGTCGCCTCGTCCGCCGACGTGCTCGCGGCCCGTACGAGAGCCGTCGACCGCACGTACCGGACGCTGCTGGGGGAGGCGTGCGCCGCTGCGGACACGGCCGAGGCCGTCGCGCTCCTGCGCCGCGTCACGGAGGCGGCCGACACGGCGGACCGCCCGCTCGCCGCGGCCAACGCGGCGCTGCCCTGGCTGGACGAACCCCACCTCGCGCTCTGGCGGGCGGCGACCGTCCTGCGCGAGCACCGCGGTGACGGCCATCTCGCGGCGCTCGCCCACGCGGAGCTCGACCCGGTCGAGTCGCTGGTGTCCTTCGCGGCCGTCGGCGCGGCGGCGCCGGAGGTGTTCGCGAGCCGGGGGTGGAGCGGGGCGCAGTGGGACGAAGCCCGTCAGCGGCTGCTCAAGCGGGGGCTGTTGAGGGGTGACGGCATGGCGACGGACGCGGGCAGGGCGCTGCGCGCCGAGGTCGAGCGGCGTACGGACGAGGCGGCCGCCGCCCCGTGGCGGGAGCTCGGGGAGGAGGAGCGGGAGCGGCTCGTCGAGTTGCTGGGGCCGTTGTGGGTGGCGGTGATCGGCTCCGGGATGCTGCCCTCGGAGACGACGCTGGGCATCGGCAAGGTGTGA
- a CDS encoding ArsR/SmtB family transcription factor: protein MDSSNPLGDVEITDPQAMRALAHPVRLSILDHLHRNGPATATELAPHVGATPSVTSWHLRHLAAFGLVRDSEPGPDRRSRRWEAVARGFRFEESQDPADDEGRSAARELSRQMFLRYADAPVRWSAEVEPGLDPAWRRAAGLANTRIRVSAAELAAIQDGIERVLAPYVTRDPADRPADSREVVLMRYALPEGDGEPGEGRAGRTR from the coding sequence ATGGACTCCAGCAACCCCCTGGGCGATGTCGAGATCACCGATCCGCAGGCGATGCGGGCACTGGCGCACCCGGTGCGGCTGTCGATCCTCGACCACCTGCACCGGAACGGACCGGCGACCGCGACCGAACTGGCACCGCATGTGGGAGCCACTCCCTCGGTGACCAGCTGGCACCTGCGTCACCTGGCGGCGTTCGGGCTGGTGCGCGACAGCGAGCCCGGGCCGGACCGCCGGAGCCGGCGCTGGGAGGCGGTGGCGCGCGGATTCCGGTTCGAGGAGTCGCAGGACCCGGCGGACGACGAGGGCCGGTCGGCCGCGCGGGAGCTCTCGCGGCAGATGTTCCTGCGCTACGCGGACGCCCCGGTCCGCTGGTCGGCCGAGGTCGAGCCGGGACTCGATCCCGCGTGGCGCAGGGCCGCCGGGCTCGCCAACACCCGGATCAGGGTCTCCGCCGCGGAACTGGCCGCCATCCAGGACGGGATCGAGCGCGTCCTCGCGCCGTACGTCACCCGCGACCCGGCCGACCGGCCCGCCGACAGCCGTGAAGTCGTGCTGATGCGCTACGCCCTGCCGGAAGGTGACGGGGAACCGGGCGAGGGCCGGGCGGGGCGGACGCGGTGA
- a CDS encoding TetR/AcrR family transcriptional regulator — MTSTRAYHHGDLRRAVLTAALDVIRTEGPGALSLRDLARRAGVSHAAPAHHFKDRTGLLTAIATEGYELFADALADAPDLRERGVRYVRFATEHPAHFQVMFQPELCRADDPELVAAKLRASVELRAGVSGLPAAGRGEDPVLAGTAAWSLAHGFATLLLSGNLGGAVGDQDPEEVFRALTAVMFAPDGTN; from the coding sequence ATGACCAGCACCCGCGCCTACCACCACGGCGATCTGCGGCGGGCCGTCCTCACGGCCGCCCTCGACGTCATCCGCACCGAGGGCCCCGGCGCGCTGAGTCTGCGCGACCTGGCCCGCCGGGCCGGCGTCTCCCACGCCGCCCCCGCCCACCACTTCAAGGACCGCACGGGCCTGCTCACCGCCATCGCCACCGAGGGCTACGAGCTCTTCGCCGACGCGCTGGCCGACGCCCCGGACCTGCGGGAGCGAGGTGTGCGGTACGTGCGCTTCGCCACCGAGCACCCGGCGCACTTCCAGGTGATGTTCCAGCCGGAGCTCTGCCGCGCCGACGATCCGGAACTGGTGGCGGCGAAGCTCCGGGCCTCGGTGGAACTGCGTGCGGGCGTCAGCGGACTCCCCGCCGCCGGCCGCGGCGAGGACCCGGTGCTCGCGGGCACGGCCGCCTGGTCCCTGGCCCACGGCTTCGCCACGCTGCTGCTGAGCGGCAACCTGGGCGGCGCGGTGGGCGACCAGGACCCGGAGGAGGTGTTCCGGGCGCTCACCGCAGTGATGTTCGCACCGGACGGGACCAACTGA